The Helicoverpa armigera isolate CAAS_96S chromosome 18, ASM3070526v1, whole genome shotgun sequence genome has a window encoding:
- the LOC126054897 gene encoding uncharacterized protein LOC126054897 — MASDSPGRDNLEDSLSIALEIRCLRNEVNALRTEVREFREELMGRVDALEVRVTTVEEKIEQTVSPRLAELETTVGELKLQLNEREQESLLNDVQVSGVPETKGENTTQLLNVLAIKLGVSLDERDVVFVRRVGNVLRDRVEGEDASRHRIIVARLARRTTRDSILNAARVRRNLCTADIELPGASQRIYVNERLTKSNRQLFYMTRQAATRCGWKYSWTRDGRILARKEEGKSVVQVRMQSDIERFFPVK, encoded by the coding sequence ATGGCGAGTGATTCACCAGGCCGTGATAACCTGGAAGACTCACTCTCAATTGCCTTAGAGATACGTTGTCTTCGGAACGAAGTTAATGCGTTAAGGACTGAGGTCCGTGAGTTCCGCGAGGAGTTGATGGGCAGAGTCGACGCACTGGAAGTCCGAGTTACTACGGTGGAGGAAAAAATCGAGCAAACGGTCTCTCCTCGTCTTGCAGAGTTAGAAACGACTGTTGGTGAACTTAAGCTGCAGCTCAATGAGCGTGAGCAGGAGTCGCTACTCAATGACGTGCAAGTTTCCGGTGTGCCGGAGACTAAGGGGGAGAACACAACCCAGCTACTGAACGTCCTGGCCATTAAATTAGGCGTGTCGCTTGATGAGCGTGACGTGGTATTTGTAAGGCGCGTGGGTAATGTGCTGCGAGACCGCGTCGAGGGAGAGGATGCTTCTCGCCATCGCATTATTGTTGCCAGGTTGGCAAGGCGCACTACTCGTGACAGTATCCTGAACGCCGCGCGTGTTCGTCGGAATCTATGCACTGCTGACATTGAGTTGCCCGGGGCATCACAACGGATCTATGTGAACGAGCGCCTGACAAAATCTAACAGGCAATTGTTCTACATGACACGTCAGGCTGCGACTCGTTGCGGATGGAAATATTCGTGGACAAGAGATGGGCGTATACTTGCTCGCAAGGAAGAGGGCAAATCGGTGGTGCAAGTTAGAATGCAATCCGACATTGAACGTTTTTTCCCCGTCAAATAA